ttaccaacaacgacgagacagcctacagggaggagttgagggccctcgtagtgtggtgttaggaaaataacctcacactcaatgtcacaaaacaaaggagatgatcatggactttaggagacagcagagggagcagcctcctatccacattgatgggacagtagtggagaaggtggaaagttttaagttcgtcgacgtacacatcatggacaaactgaaatggtccaccctcacagacagcgtggtgaaggcaCAGcaatgcctcttcaacctcaggaggctgaagaaatttggcttgtcaccaaaaacactcaaacttttacagatgcacaatcgagagcatcctgtcgggctgtatcaccgcctggtacggcaactgctctgcccacaaccgtaaggctctccagagggtagtgaggtcggcacaacgcatcaccgggggcaaatgacctaccctccaggacacctacaccatccgatgtcacaggaaggccaaaaagatcatcaaggacaacaaccacccgagccactgcctgttcaccccgctatcatccagaaggcgaggtcagtacaggtgcatcaaagcagggaccgagactgaaaaactgcttctatctcaaggccaacagactgttaaaacagccatcactaacattgagtggctgctgccaacatactgactcaaatctctagccactttaataatggaaaaattgatatAAATCTAGCACTAGCCACTtttaacaatgccactttatataatgtttacataccctacattactcatctcatatgtatatactgtactctataccatctactgcatcttgcctatgtcgttcagccatcactcattcatatattttatgtacatattcttattcattcctttacacttgtgtgtataaggtagttgtgaaattgttagcttagattacttattagatattactgcatggtcggaactagaagcacaagcatttcgctacactcgcattaacatctgctaaccacgtgtatgtgacaaatagaactgtttggccataatgaccatcattatgtttggaggaaaaagagggaggcttgcaagccaaagaacacgtgcgtcctacctgacaggtggcgaattgcatctctgcatgtctggcagacatatcagtgtggatgactgatcatcacctcaagctgaacctcggcaagacggagctgctcttcctcccggggaaggactgcccgttccatgatctcgccatcacggttgacaactccattgtgtcctcctcccagagcgctaagaaccttggcgtgatcctggacaacaccctgtcgttctcaaccaacatcaaggcggtggcccgttcctgtaggttcatgctctacaacatccgcagaatacgaccctgcctcacacaggaagcggcgcaggtcctaatccaggcacttgtcatctcccgtctggattactgcaactcgctgttggctgggctccctgcctgtgccattaaaccccttcaactcatccagaacgccgcagcccgtctggtgttcaaccttcccaagttctctcacgtcaccccgctcctccgttctctccactggcttccagttgaagctcgcatccgctacaagaccatggtgcttgcctacggagcagtgaggggaacggcacctcagtacctccaggctctgatcaggccctacacccaaacaagggcactgcgttcatccacctctggcctgctcgcctccctaccactgaggaagtacagctcccgctcagcccagtcaaaactgttcgctgctctggccccccaatggtggaacaaactccctcacgacgccaggacagcggagtcaatcaccaccttccggagacacctgaaaccccacctctttaaggaatacctaggataggataagtaatccctctcacccccctttaagatttagatgcactattgtaaagtgactgttccactggatgtcataaggtgaatgcaccaatttgtaagtcgctctggataagagcgtctgctaaatgacttaaatgtaatgtaaatgtaacaccatcccaaccatgaagcggggtggcagcatcatgttgtggggttgctttgctgcaggaggaactggtgcatttcacaaaatagatgggatCATTAGTATGGAAAATGatgtgtgtatatattgaagcaacatctcaagacatcagtcaggaagttaaagcttggtcgcaaatgggtcttccaaatggacaatgaccctaagcatacatccaaagttgtggcaaaatgggtggccatcacaaagccctgacctcaatcccacagaaaatgtgtgggcagaaccgaaaagcgtgtgcgagcaaggaggcctacaaacctgacaccagctctgtcaggaggaatgggccaaaattcacccaacttactgtagggagcttgtggaaggctacccggaacatttgacccaagttaaacaatttcaaggcagtgctaccaaatactaattgagtgtatgtaaacttctgacccactaggaatgtgatgaaagaaaagaaatctcaaataaatcactctactattattctgacatttcacattcttaaaataaagtggtgatcctaatttacctaagacagggaattttttactaggattaaatggcaggaattgtgaaaagctgagtttaaatgtatttggctaagttgtatgtaaacttccaaattcaactgtatgttagcacagctgaaaactggcctttagactgcttgagtatctggagcatcagcatttgtgggttcgtttacaggctcaaaatggccagaaacaaatcattttcttctgaaactcatcagtctattcttgttctgagaaattaaggctattccatgtgagaaattgccaagaaactgatgaTCTCGTGCAACGCTatgtactactctcttcacaaAACTGCctaactggctctaaccagaatagaaatatgagtgggaggccccgatgcacaactgagcaagaggacaagtacatttagattgtctagtttgagaaacagacgcctcacaagtcctcaactagcagcttcattaaatagtacccgcaaaacaccattctcaacgtcaacagcgaagaggcgactccgggatgctgaccttggccaataaaaataaaagattaagatgggcaaaagaacacatactgcctagaaggccagcatcctggagtcgcctcttcactgttgagacccttgttttgcgggtactatttaatgaagctaccaattgaggacttgtgaggcgattgtttctcaaactagacactaatgtactggtcctcttgctcagttgtgcaccggggcctcacactcaattctggttagggccagtttgcgctgttctgtgaagggggtagtacacagcgttgtatgagatcttcagtttcttggcaaattATCGCATGGTATAGCCTTCATTTtgcagaacaagaatagactgacgagtttcagaagaaagttctttgtttctggccattttgaccTGTAATCCCACaattgctgatgctccagatactcaactaaccagttttatttcttctttaatcagaacatcagttttcagctgtgctaacaatggtaaaagggttttctaataatcaattagctAATCtaaatgtatcattttaaaaggctaacacaacgtgccattggaacacaggagtgatggttggtgATAATGGGCCTTTGTACGCCTTTTATCTGCCGTTTCccgctacaatagtcatttacaacattaacaatgtctacactgtatttctgagtgaccccaaacttttgaacggtagtgtacattgaatGTAAAGAATTCCTCTTCATCAAAATAAACTTGGAAATATACCAAATGAAATATTTTATCTTACAAAAACAGCAACATCCTCTGATTGTACAGTACAAGCATTTTGGGTTAAATGCCATTATTTCTGAATAAAAAGTGCAATAAAACAGCAAACAGACTACAGTTTTTCCCCACTCAACATATCACCTTGCATGGAACGCCTTTGTAGTTTCATATCAAAATAAGTTACATTAAGACATTACAATGTAATAACGGTTTCTCTGACCTTGATATACAGTAGCAGCACTGTGATTTCAAGATATGAACTCTAGTTGGTCTATGTTCAACACTAACACATTGACTGTGGTCTTCTATAGGCCTATAGTCTAGTGTTTCTATGGGCAGTATtcacacaacatgacagcaaagTGGCAAGAATTGCTGACTCGGCCTTAACTAGATAGGCAATAAATCTGGACCCCGGCTGGAATAAACCCCACTTGAACTCTGTCACAGTTGTTATAAGGTGTGGAAGCCACAACATTGTGCATGATGAGTTCCCACTAAGCTCATTTGCATTCTCTTCTACATGTTGTCCAATCACTCTACTGCCTGGCTGGTGTAGGTCAGGATTGTGTCCAGTAGGGAGAAAACGTTTTGAAACAGGGACTGGGGAGGTAGCTTACTacttgaacttgtccaataagaagctGTCATTTTCATTATCTGTTACAAAATGTTGTGTTCTACAGTGATATGCTTGGGTCCCTTTGGATAGCCTAAACACCGCTGTAGTTGAAATATGTTACGTAAAGTCACAAAGTCACTTCTATTGAAGACATAACTAAGCCTATAGAAAGTACCCTAGACAAGAAACAATAACTTGAACTAGGTGGTGTGTGATAGAACCTTTTAAAATGTGTCCAGTCATCTTTTTTTAGAGCAAGACCCATAGAGATGTACTGTGCCGATACAGTATCTATTTCTATGGTGAGACCTTTGTGCCATTCTGCTGCCCCTTGCTCTCAGTCTCACTGATGGAGCTCACTATGCATAGAGTGATGCCCACCATGGTGAGGACCATCCCTCCAACAGCTCctgcaacaaacaaacacacagagacggTGTGTGAAAAATGAGACAATCCTCAATGCAATGTGTGCTAAGGCTAACCAAACAGCCCAGAGAGCGGTGGCAATGTTGTAGAATGTGTGCCATTATGTTTGGAGAGTGGTGACCACACAACACTTACTTTTCCCTCCAAACTCCTCCCCGAGTAGCTTCCCAGTGAGCATGGTGAAGAGGAAGGTGAGGGAGTTGGCCACGGGCACAGCCAGAGACAGATCtgtaggaggggaggggggtgcaaAAAAAGAGTGAGGTAGAAAAATCTgcatctaggggcaacttcaaTCATGCGATTTGGAGATAAGAGAAACCTGAGGAGGATGAGATTGTGAGCAGTCAATGTGTAAAACAGTCATCCTCTAGTTCAACATGTTTTAGTAGTAAGATCTAGCTCACCTGTGGCGGCAAGAGTGAAGTAGTACACCAAGGACCCACTCTGATTCAGTAGGAATGGTATCAGGTACTGCAAATGTAAAGGGACACGTTGTTATAGGCTACATCTGCTATAAATAACAGGAAAAGCATGGAAAGTATATTTGCATCAATTAAGAATTACATCCAAGACTATAGGCCTAAATGGAAAAAGTTTTAGTCCCTCTCCAAATACAAGTGTCAATTTACCTTGATGTTTAAAAACAGGAACTTAACCTCTGCCAGGAAGTGAAGAAACTTGCTATCCTTTTTCACATGTTCAATCCCCTCAGTGCCTCTCTTCAGAAATGGGTTGGTGCAGCCCCACAGCACAGCTACCAGCAGGAGGCATAGTACCTCCACTAGAAATTAAATGTCTGTCAATCATCTGTCTTGATTAAATTGGATTCAAACTGTTAATTCTAAGTTTATGATAAACACAATTTCCGTTGATAATGGTACTCATGTTGGACAAACAACAATGCCCATGTGCACTGCCAACAACCACTCAATTATTATATTTGTCTtatcacctaaaaccctcacaaacttttgaaagcttattttccaccataatttgcaaatacattcatttaaaaaatcctacaatgtgattttctggatttgtttttctcattttgtcaatcatagttgaagtgtacctatgatgaaaattacaggcctctctcgtctttttaaatgagagaacttgcacaattggtggctgactaaatacttttttgccccactgtactgttctatactattctatggtatctcattcacttaataatgttcacatatctggcattactcatctcacatactgtattctatacttcTATCTTAGTCCATTCCGCTCTGATGTCGCTCTTCCAAAtgtatagtcttaattcattcctacttagatttgtgaGTAGTGGGTATATGTGGTGTAATTTGTTAgacattactgcattgtcggagctagatgcacaagcatttcgctacacccgcaacaaCATCTGCCTATCACgtgtatttgatttgatattctgGCCAGAAAAGTGAGAGTACAAAAAGATAAAGCTCTCTCGCTTATGACATTTGCTCAAGATGTATTTTACACAACAGGTGTTACACATACATATTTCCCCACGGTCTGTTGAACTGTTCAAAACGTGTGAATTTAACGACCATGTAAATATATTCAAACTCTTTTATACCTTGATTGAAAGCTAGCTACAAGTTACTAACTTTTGACTTTCCCTTAGCTAGATAATGCTACCCGGAAGCTGCCTTAGCAAAGCCCTCGTTAACGCTTATTCGTTTTCTCTTGTAATTCAGTTATCGGCTTCAACCTCAGTAAATAATCAATCCAGCAAGCTCGGTTTCATTGTGTGACTAATACAATAAATAAGGACTGTTAGAGAGCCATGTGTAAGTATATAGCTACGCTAGTATACCCGAtttactagctagctactgtacttacCCACGGACACCATTGTTAAAAAAGAGTACTGAGTCGCATTCAAGTCACCTACGGTAAACAGTTCTACAACGTTGGCTGGACACTCCGTCAAACGTAGCAATTATATCTGATAGTTTTATTTCAGAAGCGAAATAAAAGCATAAAATgtcgatatatatatattttgtcaaGCATTGTGGTCTTAATCAATTTACTGTAAAATCTTAAACTGGAACAGACAGTTTGAACTTCCTTGCAGATATAAAACAAACAATcatagtcaaaaatataaaattcccagtttatgctagAACACCAactttaagaggttttaaaaataggttataTTTCATTCAAAATTCCATGACATAGAGTGAGACATTAATGCCCGATTTAATATGTATTTTTATtagattttatttaacctttatttaactaggaaagtcaggcAAATATAACTCATTCACCAATACATTCCTTGGTAttaggttgtaaatcacagctggcctggtaagATTTTCTGCTTCCACTTACTCAGTTCCAGCCGtcaccacgagcccatcctccccaattaaggtggcaCCAACATTCTGTGCTCTTcgtggttgtttgatcaataggactgtaaagttcccaaatgtaagaggactcccgtGGTATTTACATATTTGCATAAATCGATTTAGGTAtatgtattttgtggcttttggcaaatgctttctaatgatctaaagtGCCGTTGTCGCTAGTGCCTGCAAACAGACAgcccagttcaaagtgaatgatggccgTATGGCTTATTTGCATATAAGCTTACTGTAGCAGTGCTTGACCATGGTGCACAGGTCTGTGTAGAGTCCGGTGCTGAGGTCCATTCAGTTCGCTTGAACGTTTGCTACGCTGCGGAACGTTTTGTACAGATTGACACGTTTCCCAAAAACGTCCTTGTATGTTCTTGGAACAACCTTTGACTTATTTTTGCTTACATTTGGTGTGTGTGGCTAGGTGTGGGCTGAAGCAATGAGTGGACATATTTAAAGGGCAGTGACCATGCTGAGAGTGTTccacaacccaacacctcccGTTTGTCAACTCGTCTTTCAGTACAGCACTGTTTCTGTTCAAGTGAACATTACAGAATGTAAAAATGTACTATCAATTGTCCAACCCACGGCTGCTAAAGAATTTTCACAAATGCTTTACTCCACATCATTCCCAAACATTCCATGAAagtatgaaaatgtgaaaattaCCATATGTAAGATCTCATTTCTCAAACATTCAAAAAATTAAAATACATGTCATTCTTCCTGAGGGTGAATATGAACAGATTTGAATAAGATTTaatgttgctaaaatgctgtcagttccactttaaatgaCGCCCAAACGCATTGCAACTTAAAAGTAATGGAGATCTGTAATGCACACTCGAAATTCTGCCATTGGCAACTTTCTACCAGATGAGGGCACTTAATCTTTCAGTTGCCAGTCACTTGAACAAAAAAAGTAGTATTAGAGTATTCTCAAGCTGTTGACACCCGTTGAGCCATTCATTCAAAGTCAATAGAAAACTGTCTGCGAAATACAGaggtcattttttttaaatattggaTATTTGGTGGATATTCAGTTTTCTCTTGGCAAAGCGTGCCACGACTATGAAAACGATATATTCTGCATCACGGGAGGATGTCGAACATTTTTTTTTAGTTAACATATATTTCTTTTTAAAAAACATCTTCAGATTTCAATCTTCAATAGCTCTTAAACAAAGCGTGCCATGACCATGAAACATTATATTTTCTGAATCAAATGTTTGAGCTATTAAAGATTGAACCCATCCCCCATAAAAATCTAAATGGTGTGGAtttttctccatcctcccctgaTTCAGAATATATTATTTCCATAGACATGGCATGCTTTTTTTAAGCTATTGAAGATTGAAGATTGAAAtctgaaaaataaaaaaaaatctacatttatAAAAATATAAAGTGTGGATTTTTCTCCatccacctctgattcagagtATACAATTTTCATAGTCATTGCATGCTTGGTTAAATAGCTATTGATGAGAGAAGAACATATCTACTAACTATCCAATATAAAAcacatttgacctctgtctgcTACagtgcattgaaggtccccaagaacacagtggcctccattaaatggaagaggtttggaaccactaagattTCACAGAGCTGTGGCCCccccggccaaactaagcaatcgggggaaaagggccttggtcagggaagtgacaaAGAAGCCCAAtggtccagagttcctctgtggagatgggagaaccttccagaaggacatccatctctgcagcacttcaccaatcaggcttttatactacagtggccagacggaagccactcctcagttaaaggcacaagacagcccgcttgccaaaaggcacctgaaggactctcagaccatgagaaacaatagtatctggtctgatgaaaccaagattgacctctttgtcctgaatgcccaGCGTCACGTCTAAAGGAAACCTGGCATTATCCCTACGGTGcagcatggtggcggcagcatcatgccatagggatgtttttcagcggctgagactgggagactaatcagggtcgaggggaaagatgaacggagcaaagtacagagagatctttgatgaaaacctgctccagagtgctcaggacctcagactggggcgaaggttcaccttccaacagaacagtgaccctaagcacacagccaagacaacgcaggattggcttcgggacaagtctctgaatgtccttgagtggcccaaccagagcccggacttgaacccaatcgaacatctctggagagacctgaaaatagctgtgtagcaacactccccatccaacctgacagagcttgagaggatctgcagagaagaatgggagaaactcccaaaatacaggtgtgccaagcttgtaacgtcatactcaagaagactcgaggctgtgatCGCTGCCAAATATGCTtcaaacaaagtactgagtaaagggtcttaatacttatggaaatgtgatatttcattttttaaagtATATTTTTTACTT
Above is a genomic segment from Oncorhynchus gorbuscha isolate QuinsamMale2020 ecotype Even-year linkage group LG10, OgorEven_v1.0, whole genome shotgun sequence containing:
- the tmem234 gene encoding transmembrane protein 234 isoform X2 encodes the protein MDLSTGLYTDLCTMVKHCYMEVLCLLLVAVLWGCTNPFLKRGTEGIEHVKKDSKFLHFLAEYLIPFLLNQSGSLVYYFTLAATDLSLAVPVANSLTFLFTMLTGKLLGEEFGGKRAVGGMVLTMVGITLCIVSSISETESKGQQNGTKVSP
- the tmem234 gene encoding transmembrane protein 234 isoform X1, with translation MDLSTGLYTDLCTMVKHCYMEVLCLLLVAVLWGCTNPFLKRGTEGIEHVKKDSKFLHFLAEVKFLFLNIKYLIPFLLNQSGSLVYYFTLAATDLSLAVPVANSLTFLFTMLTGKLLGEEFGGKRAVGGMVLTMVGITLCIVSSISETESKGQQNGTKVSP
- the tmem234 gene encoding transmembrane protein 234 isoform X4, translated to MEVLCLLLVAVLWGCTNPFLKRGTEGIEHVKKDSKFLHFLAEVKFLFLNIKYLIPFLLNQSGSLVYYFTLAATDLSLAVPVANSLTFLFTMLTGKLLGEEFGGKRAVGGMVLTMVGITLCIVSSISETESKGQQNGTKVSP
- the tmem234 gene encoding transmembrane protein 234 isoform X5, whose amino-acid sequence is MVSVVEVLCLLLVAVLWGCTNPFLKRGTEGIEHVKKDSKFLHFLAEYLIPFLLNQSGSLVYYFTLAATDLSLAVPVANSLTFLFTMLTGKLLGEEFGGKRAVGGMVLTMVGITLCIVSSISETESKGQQNGTKVSP
- the tmem234 gene encoding transmembrane protein 234 isoform X3, giving the protein MVSVVEVLCLLLVAVLWGCTNPFLKRGTEGIEHVKKDSKFLHFLAEVKFLFLNIKYLIPFLLNQSGSLVYYFTLAATDLSLAVPVANSLTFLFTMLTGKLLGEEFGGKRAVGGMVLTMVGITLCIVSSISETESKGQQNGTKVSP